In Trichoplusia ni isolate ovarian cell line Hi5 chromosome 13, tn1, whole genome shotgun sequence, the genomic window CACTCGGTAACTAATAAAGGGTTGTATTCGTGGCCTCAGTTACTGCCTAATCGAACAGCGGTAGTGCCTTGTCGGAGTGGTGAAGGGTCGGCGTATCGGTCTTGCAGTTCTAATGCGACTTGGGGACCATCGAACACCACAGAATGTTCCTACATAAGTAATGTGACGAAGTTGCTTCAGCAGTTTGCGCTTTTAAACGTGAGTTTGGTGCAGTACTCCGCTGTGAATGCGACCGAGAGACTAGCTATGCTGATCCAGGAGAAAACGTATCCGTTAGCAGAGATTAGCGATCCAgatgatgttttgtttattgccAAAGCTATAAGGAATTACATGCAGTATATTGCTGAAGAGAAAGATTTGGGTgagtaaataacttaataaccaaattaataaaaagacaagattttattctaaatttttcGATTTCAGGTCCAACCCTTCTAGATGTGATTAGTTCAGCAATGAACATCAGCATGTCTGTAATGGCGCAGGCGGAGTCCATGTATGGTGTCTGCACTGATATGGCGCAAGCGGCCGAAGAAATAACGCGGTACATCGCTAATATACAAGgacaaaaggtaaaataaaatgattattacgAAACTAGGGAGTTCCTCAAGGAGTTTTGATTTAAGCTTTTGATACGTATATTCATGgtatatattatgttctaagtgtaaaatgtatttgatgAATATTTCTTGTGTGAGAAGTTAATTGTATcagatttacatttatttaacttgTCTACTTATGAGACCGTAGTGTTGGTGTTGCCTTCGTAATTTTACCGCCGTCGGCTATTAAATTCGTACTAATTGCAAttctagtatttattttattaaactgttttacattatataagccaatagtattttttttttaaatagccaCAGGCCGCGAAATCCAACTATACGTTATTACAATGTTATGAGTTATGTATGAGGATGGCCTCATACAGCTACGGAAAATAGCATACGATTGGTTTTAATTCAATCGTAGCATTTTATTGTATGAGTGTAGTATCTATGagtattgtgtttttattcacACGTATTCGTTTTGTGTGTGCAGTCGAACCTAGCGGTGGAGCGTTTCCGCGTGGGCGAGGGCTTCGGCGGGGCCACGTGCGTGTGGTACAGCGCGGCGGGGGCCGGGGCCGCgggggccggggccggggccggggccggggccgcgGGGCCGCGCCTGCACTGCACTACGACCAACCGCACGGTGGCGCCGCTACTCACCGTCAGCGACGCTCTCATACACGCCAGCGTGCAGGTTACTATATACTACCTAGTCACCAGTATCCCACTGTTGGCCACTATTCTCAATTCTGCGCCACTTTCACGCCCCACTTGGTCATCCCGCCGAACGACGATGACCAAGTAACCATACTATACAGGgtggccaagtgataacagatcagggaaaaaaaatctgtttctatattttgaaaaaaatttttcattgcattaatttatagtttcgaataatagaatcgttaatgaagatcccggaattaaaatactcacagcgaaattgtcacattggtgatcacaggacttaaaaatgcgacgagggatgtcgaatttcaactttttaaatgtctcttatcgctgaactgagtgatatggctttttttatatttttccctgatctgttatcacttggcctttcatccggtctcagattatcgttgagttttaggacaccctgtataatattgaaaaacttAGGtgtaatattagaaaaatactaaTAGTAACTCGCTAATCTCATTTTGACGCAAATTCCAAGAAAACAGTgtgtttgaataaaacttattaaaaaatttgCAAACATAGCAAAAATATCCTTGAACtaatttaaagcaatttaatccACAGGCATATCCGCGATTCGTCTACCTTTCTAAACTTCGTAAATCCCAACGAAATACTTGGTTGACACACCATCTCTcagtaaaaaaaactctaattGACATAATAacgcttatttaaataaaaccattaattcTTCATTTCCAGATACCACAATCCCTACTATACAGCACGACCGACTCCGGCGTCCTACTCCAATCCCACCCCCACGACCTGGTCATATCGGTGTACGAGGACGCCGCGCTCTTCCCTCTGCTGCCAATAGCTGACGACGACTCGGACGCGAGGCTCACAGGACACAGGACCAAGGACTACTACGGCAGGAGTACCAAGAGGGAGGATATGAATATGGAGATCACTTCGCCTGTCGTTGGGTTTCAGTTAAGTTAGTATTGGCTTTCACAAAAACTACGTTACATCTAACGAAAGTATAAGTTGGCTTTTTTGATCGATacctcaatttaaaattttaagatattCTGATACGTTAGAATAacaatatcgaaaaaaaaattaactagtTTCTTTATGTCCCACAAGCCTTTCtccttttattgaatttaattgtaaaaagaaatcaacaaaatccttcatttctttttactaaaaattttttttagtctACTGTTTCCGTTGTTATTAATTACTGCTGCCTTCATATATTATGGACCAAAAAAAAGATTAAGGCGAATTTCCACTCTCAATATCTGCAATTCCTCAGGAAACGTATCTCTCCGCGGAGAGCTACTGGAGCCTATAATAGCGACAGTCCGCGCGCGCTCGGTGGGCGGCGTGGACGGACGCGCGGCCGTCTGGGACCCGCTCACTAGGCGGTGGCAGGATAATACTACTGGTAAGGAATTATACCCTCAGTTGATGCCAAATTCTTGATTAATTTGGGAAAATACATATGTTAGTACAGTAAGTTGGTTACCATTACGCGATTAAAGTTCAAGAACCTAATAGCAGAATAGTAAATtgacgaattttatttttagtgaattTGAAAATCTAAGTTCTCTAAAACCTTCTTCGTCGTCTCTAAGGTTTTAGAAAccttaaattttcaaatttgcTGCAGATGACTACTAGATAACCATCTGAACTAAGAAACTTACTGGATATCAAGAGACGTAAATGGGCTAGAAGCTTTTTTCTTCCAATGATGGAGAATAATAGAAATAAGCTCAataatgacgacctccgtggtcgagtggcgtacgcaccggcttcaaggtgtcgctagctctgaggtcccgggttcgatccccggtcgggtcaatgtaaaaattcacatttctacattgtctcgggtctgggtgtttgtggtaccttcgttgtatctgaatttcataacacaagtgctttagcaacttactttgggttcagaacaatgtatgtgatgttgtccgcatttataatgACCTTTTTTCATTTGCTTAACATTTAGATTGCAGAACAATTGTTtctgttgtgtattttttgtccTTCCCATATCAATAAACTCCAAATGTCTTTCCAGATTGCAAAGTATCCCACGTGATATCAGAAATGATTATAATCAGCTGTAGCCGCCTCGCCTACGTAGGCCTGCTACAGAACGTAGAGACCGGCATCTACGGCGCCCGGACCGACGGCGCCAGGTTCAAGGTATCGCACCCCGCTGTGTACGTCGGCAGTCTCATACTCATAGGCTGCGTCAGCTGCGCGACCCTCACCTACATCATGTGCTACCCCGCCATACAGATGCCCAAGAAAACCAAACACGCCCTCATCAACACTTGGATAGCTATAGGGCTACTCTGCTACATGTATACCCTAGGCATCTATCAGACTGAAGACGTCAAACTCTGTCAGATTCTTGGgcttttaatacattatttatccCTATCCTGTTTGCTGTGGATGTGTGTGTCTGCTAGCAACATGTATAAGTGGGTCACTAAGACCCACAACCCTGTGAGGACTCCTGAAGATGATTTACCTCCTGACGTGCCTGTTCAGAAGCCGATACTAGGGTTGTACCTCGTCGGTTGGGGTATAGCTTTGATTGTCTGCGGGATATCAGGGGCTGTTAATTTAAAGGACTATGCAGGTTATTCACAGTGTTTCCTAAGTACTGCCCCAGCGTTAAGTGCGTTGTTTGTTCCTGGTGGGattctattaatgtttttgttaatattattcctGTTGATACGGTGTACGATCAGGAATATGAATGTGCAGTTGTCTGAAGGTACTCAGGCGACGGAGAATGTTGATCTGGAAATGTGGGAGCCCCAGAGTAATGAGAGAGCGGAGAGGAGAAGCGTTAAATCAACTTTGGACTCTGAAGTTGAAGATATCGAGCATACGCCCATCATCCAGTTGAGGGCTCAGGTCATTGTCATGTGTCTGTACATGTCCGTGTGGTCCTGTGGGGCCATCGCCGTGTACAGACCCCTGCCAGCTTACTTACCGTATCAAGAAGATATCTGCAGCATAGTCTACGCAGTCTGCTCTACAGTTCTAGGCACCTTTATTCTCTTCTTCTATGGCATTGCTAGAAGTGACGTCAGAGCACAATGGTCCATGATGCATTGTTACTTACAGAGAAGTAAGCAGTGCTGCAGGAATAGAAGCGTTTTCGATGCGAACCAGCAAAACTTGCCGCCGACACAGACGGCCACGCCCCCCATACAGCCGATACCCAATGACAACAGATCTAACTCTGGAAGCAGGAGTTCGAATAGAACTAATTCTAAGACGAACAACAGCGGAACTTATAAAGCCGCAGCTGAACTAAACGGACAGACCTTACAGAAAGATACACTGAAAAATACTAACGGGAAAACCCCTAACATCAACCTAGTGGTTCTACATCGACAGCAATACAGATCAAACAACTCTATGATGACATACCCTGAGAATGGGTCGGTGGGACCCGAGATATTCTACAACCCGAACCAAATGAATGTCGCTAAGAAGTTCTTCAAGAAACAGAGGCAGAATATGAAGAGAAATTGCCTAGAACTACCGACCAGGCGAGACTGCGACAATGATTCACATTTCTCGCTACCTCTACCAACTAAAGAAGCTTATAATGGTGTAGCCAACATAATAAACTCGGGTTCTAAGGTCAACAACACAAACATACACGTCGAGAGATCTAACAACGGTATAAAAGAAACAAGAAATGTGTTGAACCCGAACCTTTTAGAGGAAGACTCGAAAGATTACAAGAGTTACTCCACGGATCGTAAGTCGTGGAACAAAAACGAGGATCCTAAACCGAGCAGGGGTCAAATAATGAACATATACACGAATGTCCCGGAAACTTTGGTGCCCCAACATCAAGTGATCAAAGCAAATGTTCCGAAAAACTTTAACGGACAACGTAGCAGTGTGTCAGAGGAATGTTTACAGAGTCACGCCAGTGAACAGCCTGAAATGAGGACGATATCCCAGCAGTGCAGCTTGGAGTACAGCTCTGCATCAGAGATAGCCATGCCGCACACATGCTCAGATCAAACACTAAACACCCATTCTGAGTTAACCTCTTTCCAGGAAACTCACAGTGCCTTATGTTCAACCAACGAAATCACAGACACTGAAAGTTTCGGGCAGTACATAGACTACTTGCAACCAGGCAAGCAGGATAAGGAAAACGTCGTAGACAAATCTCTACAGGACATTTCTGAAGAGTGTACCATGAACTCGGATGACATTAACAGGTCTAGCACGCCGCAGCATTTAGACGCAGTGTCCGGCGAACTAGATAACCTCCTACAAAATCAAGATAGAGAAGGGTCCAAAGAGAAAATGGACGATGATAAAGATACATTCTTCATGGCAAAGACGACGTACGACTTTGAAACGTGCAGCACGAACGCCAGCGAACAAGGCTTTGAGAACGAAAGCGATATTTACTGCCCTAACTACCAAATGTCCGAAGTCAGTATTCGGAGTCACGGCTTGTACGCGCCCTCGCCATCATCCATGTGTCCAAACGAGATCAGCTTCAGCAACGAGGACGTCTCGAACATCGAGAGCCAGTACGTTAACTACGACCCTGGATGGCGTAAAACAATAAAGAGCAATCCAAAGTTAGGAAAGTATGTTCCAACACCAGCGTTAAGCTGTCCTGAAGTCAACAGGGACAGTAGTCCGGTGTCGTTCGCGAGCGAGATAGATGAACTTTATACTCAGATAACGAGTAGAGAGAGGGAGCGGGACAGAGACAGGACGCCGCGCAAGGAGGCGGGGCTAGACGTGACGTTGAACAGTGACGTCACGCTGAAGCCTGACAGTGACAGTTGTGTGAGCGAAGCTGTTTCGGATGTTGAAATGAAAGGGGAAACTACAGTGTAGCTATAGTGTATGGTTCTAAAGACAATCTGATACCTGATGTAGGTAGTCACAAAGCCTTCGGTTAGTGTTTTCGAATAATTTATGTGAACTATTGTTGTGTTATCAAAGGTATACTGTTATATATGAGCCAGAAAGATATTATTCAATTGTGAGCAGCTATTACACGTTTAACACTTTATTATAGTGCGTGCTAgatattaataactaatatacGTTTTGTAAATACAAGTTTCTTATGACATAGTTGATCTTTTGATTGTATAGAATCGGAGTTGTGGTtgagattttgttttagaattactATTTCTTTCTATTTAATCTCTGCTGCATTATTGACTGAAGTATTAACGATGACAACCAGTTTGTGCCATTTGATACTTGCTTGcgaaagttgttttaaaaatgtatgaaccCATTCGTAAAACAGGGGTCTACCGGCATgtgttaaatgtaatattactgAGCACGTGGAAAGAtttgccgctctacaccgtgtccTGCTCAGTCACGCTTCCaaaagcataatattattaatttaaggcATGGTGTAGACCCCGTTACGTGACGAAAATGAGTTATACTCGACAATTATCAATGATTCAATTACGTATTTAAGCTCAAGGGGTTTTAACTGAAGAGGTTGGATGTCTGAGACATCTATGACGTCATAGACAAAGattgtcatataaaaatatttaagaaaaaatctgaCAGTTCCACATTCATGTGAAACTATTacggattttattaaataccgaTAACATTtgacgaaaaatattttgaaacaataatcgTAGGCAAGTATTtgtatgattttcttttatcatttaaGTTGTATATGTTAatgtatagttatttattattaagtttaaacaGTCTGAGGAGGGAAAGCTTCTGTCTTGTGAACTACGCTTGAGTTgaatacgtaaaataataacatgctTTCTTTATATTGACTGGCATAGAGATTTTAAGAGTTAGGTAATGAGGTAATGAGATTATATTCTTTGCAAGAGTATTgcaatagaaataattttgcgATAGCATatgattttatcaatattttcacTCGTAAATAACTCGCGAAATCACTGCCACGAAATCTCATGAAttaagactccggttgggtccgaaaataGTCTGGCACCCCGATAtctacgcgtgagtaaaccgttgcatctctTAAGTATGAATtattctcacgaaagttactattaaaatatagcgGTCGTGTAATTTCGTCTTTCTGCAAATAACATTGTGATATTGCTAGATTCTCTCGTTGCTCTAGCAAGTTTGGTAATTTCCTTGCCGAATCAAATACAACGTATTTCTAAGACCtttgattttaatatcaaaataaaactctaGATGTAGAGTCTTTATGAAACACTGCCTTTGATATTAGCCAAGGTCATAAAAACGCTCcaatcaatataaatgaaagTATGGTTAATAATATGATGTGCCAAATTCCAATAGAattcttttatttgtacttattacaaaattttatggaaaacaTTGACTGAAAATAGCACCCGCCTTATATCTAGTCTTCTATTTGTTGGGGTTAAATTGTAACTATCTATCAAGAaacacattattaaatattaaagatagaaAGCAAAAATCATCACTATGTTTAGTTGTGATAAAAGTTAAGTGAAAAAGTTGAATCTATATGTCAAAAATCTCAGGAATTTTATAATtggaaatattttgaattttaaatgatataataaatatgtgatGCCAAAAcgtttaagtattaaaaagaaaatgtattgcTAGGATAAGGATATTTCAATTAagtagatttgttttttaattttccaatttaGTCCATTTTTAACATGATTGTGTTCTAGGTAAAAACCTCAATCTATTTAGAGTTAATAAGAGTTACAAATTGACCCcattcaaaatatcaaatcattTCAATTCTAACTCATTTTTGTACACAGAGTAGGAAATATAAGAAATTATTCAGTATGAACGATTTGTGCCTAATCTATGTGTGGCCTAAGTATGTTTTGGCTTTTGTATGCTGTAACAAATGAGAAAAAGCATAAAATTTATCACGTATATTTAAAGCAGCTATTTCTTTGTATTGAATTAACTAATTTATCAGCAATATGTATAGTTTATACGTACAATATGATGTGttctttagatttattttagtgtaaaatgATCTCTtccatttgtatttaatatttacgcATTTTTGTCGCATATTATTTTCGATTATACCGACGAACCAGGTTATGaattttcttgataaaaatatttattattgccaTCAGGTAACTTAATAAAGTTGCCTGACTAAAATTTGAATatcactttttgtttatttctgtaaGGTAATGGTGACTTGTAAGGGTATTTGTCCATCGAGTCCGACACGGGGATCAAAAAGCTATCGAGCCAGGCCAACCACGACGTGGATCGTGGTCAACTACCACAAAAACCTTGAGTTAACTAATATCGGAAATGTCAAGATCGCGAATCTTGACATTTCCGATATTATTTTCACTGTAATTTTTTAGTGTCGTACGCGGTGGTCAAACACCCTTAGCAGTATTA contains:
- the LOC113499870 gene encoding adhesion G protein-coupled receptor A3-like, translating into MKWSALIIFTLLWVQGVFGYCPSLCSCKGNKAADGASAEPLPGELLRLKCGGSPAQITELKEIDLSKLWTIVVSLNLSGNAISTLSRELYLPNLQKLDLSRNQITLIESDAFYNMTSLQRLDLSYNQISNVYKEMFKGLTNLERLILSQNHISAMASGTFDHLIGLKQLDITDNPLVCDCDLLWVGDWSRNTSVKLVGNPKCAFPENMVNKSVRKLKIFLDLSACGSVLSSNTLIVKPAHDQVVFVGDMLTLSCNAPFASVLAKYELRWVHPVLEICDVNITNTDMQEEGLAETTIVFYVTHHHMGTWTCMYTDQNHIRHNHTVEVTVLSNVTEHCNTSHSVTNKGLYSWPQLLPNRTAVVPCRSGEGSAYRSCSSNATWGPSNTTECSYISNVTKLLQQFALLNVSLVQYSAVNATERLAMLIQEKTYPLAEISDPDDVLFIAKAIRNYMQYIAEEKDLGPTLLDVISSAMNISMSVMAQAESMYGVCTDMAQAAEEITRYIANIQGQKSNLAVERFRVGEGFGGATCVWYSAAGAGAAGAGAGAGAGAAGPRLHCTTTNRTVAPLLTVSDALIHASVQIPQSLLYSTTDSGVLLQSHPHDLVISVYEDAALFPLLPIADDDSDARLTGHRTKDYYGRSTKREDMNMEITSPVVGFQLRNVSLRGELLEPIIATVRARSVGGVDGRAAVWDPLTRRWQDNTTDCKVSHVISEMIIISCSRLAYVGLLQNVETGIYGARTDGARFKVSHPAVYVGSLILIGCVSCATLTYIMCYPAIQMPKKTKHALINTWIAIGLLCYMYTLGIYQTEDVKLCQILGLLIHYLSLSCLLWMCVSASNMYKWVTKTHNPVRTPEDDLPPDVPVQKPILGLYLVGWGIALIVCGISGAVNLKDYAGYSQCFLSTAPALSALFVPGGILLMFLLILFLLIRCTIRNMNVQLSEGTQATENVDLEMWEPQSNERAERRSVKSTLDSEVEDIEHTPIIQLRAQVIVMCLYMSVWSCGAIAVYRPLPAYLPYQEDICSIVYAVCSTVLGTFILFFYGIARSDVRAQWSMMHCYLQRSKQCCRNRSVFDANQQNLPPTQTATPPIQPIPNDNRSNSGSRSSNRTNSKTNNSGTYKAAAELNGQTLQKDTLKNTNGKTPNINLVVLHRQQYRSNNSMMTYPENGSVGPEIFYNPNQMNVAKKFFKKQRQNMKRNCLELPTRRDCDNDSHFSLPLPTKEAYNGVANIINSGSKVNNTNIHVERSNNGIKETRNVLNPNLLEEDSKDYKSYSTDRKSWNKNEDPKPSRGQIMNIYTNVPETLVPQHQVIKANVPKNFNGQRSSVSEECLQSHASEQPEMRTISQQCSLEYSSASEIAMPHTCSDQTLNTHSELTSFQETHSALCSTNEITDTESFGQYIDYLQPGKQDKENVVDKSLQDISEECTMNSDDINRSSTPQHLDAVSGELDNLLQNQDREGSKEKMDDDKDTFFMAKTTYDFETCSTNASEQGFENESDIYCPNYQMSEVSIRSHGLYAPSPSSMCPNEISFSNEDVSNIESQYVNYDPGWRKTIKSNPKLGKYVPTPALSCPEVNRDSSPVSFASEIDELYTQITSRERERDRDRTPRKEAGLDVTLNSDVTLKPDSDSCVSEAVSDVEMKGETTV